One Mauremys mutica isolate MM-2020 ecotype Southern chromosome 19, ASM2049712v1, whole genome shotgun sequence genomic window carries:
- the LOC123353164 gene encoding zinc finger protein 239-like, which produces MAGEGMVRETMEQKPQQEEEQVKACGALLQRCKGSVSRNCEQGKGSQGQHRPQKRQGNQPAQKVGISVNYRETHKGLEEATAQQRILTGERNNMGFECGKKFRRRSRHQRIHTGVRPYGCCECGKTFTERSTLIRHQRIHTGEKPHECHECGKTFAQRSHLICHQRIHTGEKPYGCCECGKTFTERSHLICHQRIHKGQRPYGCCECEKTFTQHSNLIAHQRSHTREKPYKCYECGKTFSWHSALIKHWRIHTGEKPYKCHECGKAFIDSSHLTCHQRIHTGEKPYGCCECGKTFARKSGLTTHQRIHTGEKPYECRECGKTFHHSFSLMYHQRSCKGDKHHENLV; this is translated from the exons ATGG caggtgaggGGATGGTCAGAGAGACCATGGAGCAGAAGCCTCAGCAGGAAGAGGAGCAAGTGAAAGCATGTGGGGCATTGTTGCAAAGatgcaaagggagtgtgtccaggaATTGTGAGCAGGGAAAAGGCTCTCAGGGGCAGCACAGGCCACAGAAGcggcagggaaaccagccagcacAGAAAGTTGGAATATCTGTTAATTATCGGGAAACTCACAAAGGCCTCGAGGAAGCCACGGCCCAGCAGAGAATCCTGACGGGAGAGAGAAATAACATGGgctttgagtgtgggaaaaagttCAGGAGGCGCTCAcgtcatcagagaatccacaccggagtgAGACCCTATGGAtgctgcgagtgcgggaaaaccttcactgaGCGCTCAACCCTTATTcgccatcagaggatccacacaggggagaaaccccatGAATGCcacgagtgcgggaaaaccttcgctcagcgctcacaccttatttgccatcagaggatccacacaggggagaaaccctatggatgctgtgagtgcgggaaaaccttcactgaGCGCTCGCACCTTATttgccatcagagaatccacaaaggGCAGCGCCCCTATGGATGCTGCGAGTGTGAGAAAACCTTCACTCAGCATTCAAATCTCATTGCACATCAGAGGAGTCACACAagggagaaaccctataaatgctatgagtgtgggaaaaccttctcttggcactcagcccttATAAAACATTGGAggatccacacaggtgagaaaccctACAAATGCCACGAGTGCGGGAAAGCCTTCATTGACAGCTCACACCTTACttgccatcagagaatccacacaggggagaaaccctatggatgctgcgagtgcgggaaaaccttcgctCGGAAATCTGGCCTTACtacacatcagaggatccacacaggggagaaaccctatgaatgccgggagtgcgggaaaaccttccaTCACAGCTTTTCTCTTATGTATCACCAGAGAAGCTGCAAGGGAGATAAACACCATGAAAATCTTGTCTAG